The window GATCGCTCGCCTTTCAGTGCGTCCGGAACCCGTTGCAGGGTTTCGACGGTGCGTTCGGGTTTCGGGTTGATCCGGCGGAATTCGCTGCGCCCGGTGGCGTACAGGACCGCGCCGACGACCAGCCAGAGGGCCGCGACGATCAGCGCGGCCCAGCCGCCGTCCAGCACGTTCTCCAGGCCCTGCCACAGCGCGACGGACAGGAACAGCACGACCATGTAGCCGGCGAACCCGGCGCCCCCGACCATGCCCGCGCCCTTGGCCGCCTTGGCCGCCTCGGCCTTCGTTTCCGCCTTGGCCAGCTCGACTTCCTGCCGCAGCAGCGTCGAGACGTCCTTCATGACGTTGGACATCAGCTCGCCGACCGAGGAGCCGGCGACGTCGGCCGGCGGGTCCGCCTGCGGTGCGGGGCCGGGTGGCTGCGTCATCACGGCACCTGCCCCGGGGTCGTGTGGCGGCTCGGCTGGGGCAGGGGCTCCGGCGGGGCGGCGTACTCGCCCGGCTGCGGTGCGGTGAAGCCGGTGGGCGTGGTCGGGGGCGCGACACCGCCGGGGCCGGGCTGCGGCGCAGTGTAGCCGCCCGGAGCGACCGGAGGCGGATAGCCCGTCCCGCCCGGCCCGGGAGCCGGTGGCACGGGCGGGATCCCGGCCGGTCCCGGGTGCGACGGCGGGACGGCCGCGGCCGCCTGGCCGTTCGGCGAGCTGCCCGAGCTCTTCTCCTGCTGCTGCGCGACGACACCCCGGGTCAGCCGTCCGACCACCGCGCCGGCCACGGCCGCGCCCACCAGGAACGTGCCCGGGCGGCGGCGGGCGAAGCGCCGCACTTCGTCGAGCAGGTCGCCGGGTTCGCGGTGCTCCAGCCAGTCCGCGACCGACCGGGTCCGGTCCGACACCTGCCGCGCGACGTCCCCGGCGACACCCGGGGAGTCGGCCTGCTCGGCCATCCGGTCCAGCTGGCCGGCCAGCTCGTGGAGGCTCCGCGCCGCCTTCCGCTGGCCGTCGCGGGCCTGCGCCTCCAGCTGCTCCCGGCCTTCGCGGAGCAGGTCGCCCGCTTCCCGCTGGGCGTGCTCCGCGACGTGCTTCGCTTCCTGTGCCGCGGTCTGCGCGACCTCGCCGCCGCGGTCGGCGGCCGTCGTGGCCACCTCGCGGGCTTCGTCCTTGGCCGTTTCCGTCGTCGACGGCGGCGACTGGCCGCCGGATCCCTGTGTCATCGCGTCCTCCTTGCGGGCGAGGCACTTCCCGTGCCCTCGGTGGGCGGCGGGCTACCCGGGCGGTCCGGGGATAAACCGGTCACCGCGGGCGTGCGTACCCGGCGCCGGAGGGGGTAGCCCCGGACGCGGAGGAGGTGAGCGGGCGGTCAGCCGCCGACGTGGATGCCCGGGCGGCGGGCGGGGTCCTTTTCCGTGCTGCGGATGATTTCCCGGACCACCGGGGCCGTGTCGCCGCGGCCCAGGATCAGGTAGCGGAACAGGTGCCCGAGCGGGTTTCCTTCGGACCACTCGAAGTGGCACTGCGGCTTGACGCCCGTCACGTCGCGCAGGGCCAGCAGGATCGCCGCGATCGCGTTCGGCGCC of the Amycolatopsis sp. NBC_01488 genome contains:
- a CDS encoding phage holin family protein codes for the protein MTQPPGPAPQADPPADVAGSSVGELMSNVMKDVSTLLRQEVELAKAETKAEAAKAAKGAGMVGGAGFAGYMVVLFLSVALWQGLENVLDGGWAALIVAALWLVVGAVLYATGRSEFRRINPKPERTVETLQRVPDALKGERS